The following proteins are encoded in a genomic region of Bosea beijingensis:
- a CDS encoding error-prone DNA polymerase translates to MNQSGSLFAEPVAASHFSFLRGASPGQHMVLTALLVGYSGIGIADRNTVAGVVRAWAALKQLREDGLPAPDKIREGGSPGEYYWAENPEFDALPFTPEEMKAKAERFKLATGTRLVFADATPDIVAYPANRAGWGRLCRLLSHGNLKDGVRKGECQLVLDDLLNDARDLLLILMPARSLDGLPALLARLDDAAPGAVWLAASMHRRGDDRRRLARLKAIAAATRTPLIATNDALYDSIAQRDLQDVLTCIREGTTIERAGRLLESNAERHLKLPQEMARLFRDAPEAIAETQALFSRIEFDLGQLKYEYPDEPIPPGWKDQDWLVELVRRCCLIRYPKGVPEKVEKLLAKELDLIGKLGYARYFLTIRQIVEFAESKGILCQGRGSAANSAVCYVLGITAVDPAENDVLFERFISTERKEPPDIDVDFEHERREEVIQWIYKFYGRERAGIAATVIHYRPRSAIREAGKVLGLTEDVTARIADTNWGSWGSEIGDARVRQAGLDPTNPTIRRAVDFATRLLGYPRHLSQHVGGFVLSRGRLDETVPIGNAAMEDRTFIEWDRDDIDELRLMKVDVLALGMLTCIRKAFDLIRENGGKDYALADLKDGDEATYDMLCEGKSLGVFQVESRAQMNMLPRLRPREFYDLVIQVAIVRPGPIQGNMVHPYLKRRAGIEEVTYPSPSPEHGPPDELYEVLRKTFGVPLFQEQAMRLAMQAAKFTEPEANGLRRAMATFRNVGTIHHFQDMMVERMVARGYERDFAQRCFEQIKGFGSYGFPESHAASFGKLVYISSFLKKHYPAAFAAALLNSQPMGFYAPAQIVREAEENGGVEPRPADVNSSFLDNSLEAVSESSSYRDRPHRPSKRDPFALRLGFRQIDGFKDEWGKAIAGEREAGGPYRDVEELMRRASLPARAMRLLADADAFRSLGLDRREALWAVRRLPDDPVLPLFQAAQARELGSERSMALPVMPLAEHIVADYQTVRLSLKGHPMQLLRPRFRREGVLSCAETEAKPDAAFVRTAGIVLVRQRPGKGNAIFVTLEDETGITNVVIWARLFERFRREVMGARLMLVEGRVQKSVEGVTHLMAQRIADRSIDLLSLSDTHRAEVPMPIDELKNPPLPRHRHPRNVRILPKSRDFH, encoded by the coding sequence AATCCCGAATTCGACGCCTTGCCTTTCACGCCAGAGGAGATGAAGGCAAAGGCGGAGCGTTTCAAGCTTGCGACCGGCACGCGTCTCGTCTTCGCCGACGCCACGCCGGACATCGTTGCCTACCCGGCCAATCGCGCCGGCTGGGGCCGGCTCTGCCGCCTGCTCAGCCATGGCAACCTGAAGGATGGTGTCAGGAAGGGCGAATGCCAGCTCGTTCTCGACGACCTCCTCAACGATGCCCGCGACCTGCTGCTGATCCTGATGCCCGCGCGCAGCCTCGACGGCCTGCCCGCATTGCTCGCCCGGCTGGATGATGCAGCGCCCGGCGCTGTCTGGCTCGCCGCCAGCATGCACCGGCGCGGCGACGACCGCCGCCGCCTCGCGCGTCTCAAGGCGATCGCCGCTGCGACCCGCACGCCGCTGATCGCGACCAATGACGCGCTCTACGATTCCATCGCGCAGCGCGACCTGCAGGATGTGCTGACCTGCATCCGCGAGGGCACCACCATCGAGCGGGCCGGGCGCCTGCTCGAATCCAATGCCGAGCGCCATCTCAAGCTGCCGCAGGAAATGGCCCGTCTCTTCCGGGATGCGCCCGAGGCCATCGCCGAGACGCAAGCCCTGTTCTCCCGCATCGAGTTCGACCTCGGTCAGCTCAAATACGAGTACCCTGACGAGCCGATCCCGCCCGGCTGGAAGGATCAGGACTGGCTGGTGGAGCTGGTCCGTCGCTGCTGCCTGATCCGCTATCCCAAGGGTGTGCCGGAGAAGGTCGAGAAGCTGCTGGCGAAGGAGCTCGATCTGATCGGGAAGCTCGGATACGCCCGTTACTTCCTGACGATCCGCCAGATCGTCGAATTCGCCGAGAGCAAGGGCATCCTCTGCCAGGGCCGCGGCTCGGCCGCCAATTCCGCGGTCTGCTACGTCCTCGGAATCACCGCCGTCGACCCGGCCGAGAACGACGTGCTCTTCGAGCGCTTTATCTCGACCGAGCGTAAGGAGCCGCCCGATATCGATGTCGATTTCGAGCATGAGCGGCGTGAGGAGGTGATCCAGTGGATCTACAAATTCTATGGCCGTGAGCGTGCCGGCATCGCTGCGACCGTGATCCATTACCGGCCGCGCAGCGCCATCCGGGAGGCCGGCAAGGTGCTGGGCCTGACCGAGGATGTCACCGCCCGCATAGCCGATACGAATTGGGGGAGCTGGGGCAGCGAGATCGGCGATGCCCGCGTCCGCCAGGCCGGGCTTGATCCGACCAATCCGACGATCCGCCGCGCCGTCGATTTCGCCACTCGCCTGCTCGGCTATCCCCGCCATCTCTCGCAGCATGTCGGCGGCTTCGTCCTGTCGCGCGGGCGCCTCGACGAGACCGTGCCAATCGGCAACGCCGCGATGGAGGACCGCACCTTCATCGAATGGGACCGCGACGACATCGATGAATTGCGTCTGATGAAGGTCGATGTGCTGGCATTGGGCATGCTGACCTGCATCCGCAAGGCGTTCGACCTCATCAGGGAGAACGGGGGCAAGGATTACGCGCTCGCCGACCTCAAGGATGGCGACGAGGCAACCTACGACATGCTCTGCGAGGGCAAGTCGCTCGGCGTCTTCCAGGTCGAGAGCCGCGCCCAGATGAACATGCTTCCGCGGTTGAGGCCGCGGGAATTCTACGATCTCGTCATCCAGGTCGCGATCGTCCGCCCCGGCCCGATCCAGGGCAACATGGTCCATCCCTACCTGAAGCGACGGGCCGGGATCGAGGAGGTGACCTATCCCTCGCCATCGCCGGAGCATGGGCCGCCGGACGAACTCTACGAAGTGCTGAGGAAGACTTTTGGCGTCCCGCTCTTTCAGGAGCAGGCGATGCGGCTCGCTATGCAGGCAGCCAAATTCACGGAGCCTGAAGCCAATGGCCTTCGCCGGGCGATGGCAACCTTCCGTAATGTCGGCACGATCCATCATTTTCAGGACATGATGGTCGAGCGTATGGTTGCGCGCGGTTATGAGCGCGATTTCGCCCAGCGTTGTTTCGAGCAGATCAAGGGCTTCGGCAGCTACGGCTTCCCGGAAAGCCATGCGGCTTCCTTCGGAAAGCTGGTCTACATCTCTTCCTTTCTGAAGAAGCATTACCCGGCGGCTTTCGCTGCCGCCTTGCTGAACTCTCAGCCGATGGGCTTCTACGCTCCCGCCCAGATCGTGCGGGAGGCGGAAGAGAACGGGGGCGTCGAGCCGCGGCCGGCCGATGTCAATTCCAGCTTTCTGGACAACAGCTTGGAAGCCGTTTCGGAATCAAGTTCTTACCGTGATCGGCCTCACCGGCCGAGCAAGCGTGACCCCTTCGCACTGCGCCTCGGCTTCCGCCAGATCGACGGCTTCAAGGATGAGTGGGGCAAGGCCATCGCCGGAGAGCGCGAAGCGGGCGGCCCCTATCGCGACGTCGAGGAATTGATGCGCCGGGCCAGTCTCCCCGCCCGTGCGATGCGCCTGCTCGCCGATGCCGATGCCTTCCGCTCGCTGGGTCTCGATCGTCGCGAGGCGCTCTGGGCCGTGCGCCGCCTGCCGGACGATCCCGTTCTGCCGCTCTTCCAGGCCGCGCAGGCGCGCGAGCTGGGCTCGGAACGGAGCATGGCGTTGCCGGTCATGCCGCTCGCCGAGCATATCGTCGCCGATTACCAGACCGTTAGGCTCTCCCTGAAGGGCCACCCGATGCAGCTCTTGCGTCCGCGTTTCCGGCGCGAGGGCGTGCTGAGCTGCGCCGAGACCGAGGCGAAGCCGGATGCCGCCTTCGTCCGCACGGCGGGAATCGTGCTGGTGCGCCAGCGGCCGGGCAAGGGCAACGCCATCTTCGTCACGCTGGAGGACGAGACCGGCATCACCAATGTCGTGATCTGGGCGCGATTGTTCGAGCGCTTCCGTCGCGAGGTCATGGGCGCGCGATTGATGCTGGTTGAAGGCCGGGTGCAGAAAAGCGTCGAGGGCGTCACTCATCTCATGGCCCAGCGCATCGCCGACCGCTCGATCGACCTGCTCTCGCTCTCGGATACCCATCGCGCAGAGGTTCCGATGCCCATCGACGAACTCAAGAACCCGCCGCTGCCCCGTCATCGCCACCCGCGCAATGTCAGAATCCTCCCGAAGTCGCGGGATTTCCATTGA